CACTGCTTATGAAGAATATATGACCAAGTTCCCTGAAGATTCCATAAGTACCAGTTATCAATATCGCATCGCTGAAACCTACCAAAAAGCAGATGATTTAGACAAAACGATTGAAACCTACGAAAAAATTCTCTACGACAAAGGTAAAGACAGCAACTTTGATGTGAAGGCTGCAATGGGTACCGTAAGAGCTTACGAAAGCTTTGCTAAAACAAGAGCAGACGATGCAAAAACTCCCGAGTACTTGTTTAAAGCTGCTGAAATTGAACGCTCTTTGAAAAACTACAAAAAGGCAATTGAGAACTACCAAACCATTCAAACCAAGTATCCTGACTATGAAAAAACCCCTCATAGTATGTTCTTATTAGGCTTTATTTACGAAAATGACCTAAAAGATGATGCAAAGGCAAAAGCATTGTATGAGCAGTTTTTGGAAAAATATCCTGAACATGAATTGGCAGATGATGTCAAATTTTCTTTGGATAACTTAGGAATTAGCCCAGAAGAAATCATCAAACGCTTTGAAGAGAAAAACAAAGCAACAGATGCCAAGAAGAAACCAGCAAGCTAGTGGATTAGTGGATTAGTGGATTAGTGGATTAGTGGATTAACAACAATACGAATCAAAACATGACCAGTTTCAAGTCACTAATTACCAACAACTAATCACCAAATGTCCAATTACTTCAATATCTTACTCACAGGCGGACGTGCTCCTGCAACTTTACACCTCGCCCGATTGCTCAACAAAGCGGGGTGTAAAATTTTTGTAGCGGATACTTTTTTACAACATGCAGCAGGTCACTCCAATGTAGTGGTAAAAAACCTCATCTTCCCCTCCCCTACACATAATTTTGCCGCTTTCCGCACAAAAATTATATCCATAATCATTGGTCATCAAATTGACTTGATTATTCCTACCTGCGAAGAAGTATATTACTTTGCCATGTTGAAGGAAGAATTGCAGCAACATACCACAGTTTTCACCAGTTCCATACAAACATTGAAGTTGCTGCACAGCAAATACCACTTCATCGAACTGTTGAAAAAATGGCAACTCCCTTTTCCACAAACTTTTCTTGCTGCAAATAAAGACACTTTGGAACAGCACCGTCAACACCTGAAGCAATATGTATTGAAGCCAGAGTATAGCCGATTTGCAGACCAAGTAATCATTGATAGCAAAGGTGATTTATTGAAGCAAGAGATTAACATTGAAGTAAATGTTGCAAAAAAATGGGTAGTCCAATCTTACATTGAAGGGAATCACTTTTGCTCTTATAGCATGGTAAAAGAAGGTAAATTATTGGCACATACGGTATATCCTGTTTCTTATCGGGTCAAACAGGGTGCAGCTTTGTATTTTAGGCATGTTGATATTCCCACAATTGAAGCAACTGTAAGCCGAATTTCTAAAGAACTCAACTATACGGGGCATCTCGCTTTTGATTTTATTCAATCTGAGGCTGATGGTTTGTATTACCCCATCGAATGTAATCCTCGATTGATAAGCGGAATTCATTTATTTGAAAACATAGATAAATTAAAAAATGTATTTCCATCTCAAAATAAAGCTGAATTTCATAAAACTTTGTATGGAAATCCCAATAATAACTGGATGATATTTTTTGGGCTATTGCTTTATGCTGCTCCAAATGTAAAATCCATAAAGGAAATAAAGAATTTGTTTTTAGATATAAAAACCGCAAAAGATGTTGTATTTTCGTGGGCGGATTTGAAGCCGTTTACAAAACAATTTTCCGCTTTGTATTATTTTTATCATTTATCTAAGCAACAAAATATATCAATACTCGAAGCATCGACTTATGATATAGAGTGGAATGGAATAAATATTTAATGCTTTCACCCTTTTAATTTTATTGAAGAATATTTATTTGATAACTATTTACATACTGAATGTAAAATAGCGTAGCGTTTACTTATGTCTGAAGAAAAAAAGAAACTACACTTATTGGTAACGGGTGCTACGGGATTTGTAGGTAGCCGTTTGATAGAACGAATGGCAGACGACAACCGTTTTTTGAGCATATTGGCAACTGGAAGAAATGAACAAATCGGCAAAAAATTGGCATCACAAAAAGTTGATTTCCAACCAGGAGACTTAACCGACCCAAAATTTGTCAACACTATTACAAAGAATAGAGATGTCATTGTGCATTGTGCAGCACTTGCAGCACCGTGGGGAAATTATCAAGAATTTCACAATGCAAATGTGGTGACTACCCAAAACCTGATAAATGCCTGCAAAATCAACAAGGTGAAACGCATAGTTTACCTATCAACACCCAGCATTTACCAAACCCACCATGTCGACCAGGTAAATATCAGCGAATTAGATATTCTCCCTAAGAAAATGATTAACCACTATGCCGCCACCAAATTGGTAGCAGAAGAATTGCTCAAAGATGCTTTTCATAGGGGGCTAGAGACGGTTATTCTGCGTCCACGAGCAATTATTGGAAGAGGCGATACCAACATTTTACCCCGAATCATTGATGCGCAAAAAGCAGGAAGTTTGTTCATCATTGGGGATGGTAAAAATAAGGTAGACTTGACGAGTGTATCCAATGTGGTTGATGCCATTGATTTGAGTATTTTTGCGCCTAAACAAGCGTTGGGTCATGCGTTTAATATCACCAATGATGCTCCAATTGCGATGTGGGAAATGATTGAAGAAATATTTAACCAACTCAATCTCAGACTTTCCCAACGCAAAGTTCCCTATTTTGTCGCCTTCAATATTGCCCGACTGCAAGAATGGGTGGCAACGATTACTCGAAGTCAACAAGAACCTAAACTAACCCGATACAGCGTAGGGGTTCTCTCCAAATCCATGACACTCAACATACACAAAGCGAAAAACCTATTGGGGTATCGCCCTCGCCAAAGTAATTTGGAAGCTATTGAAGAATTTGTATCTTGGTGGAAAGAAAAACATCCAATCAAATGACCCCTGAAAGAAAAGCACGTTTTGCAGAAATATTGGACAAACGGCAGGCAAGCCTCACCATTATTTTGGAAGATATCATTGACCAACACAATATTTCGGCAGTGTTGAGAAGCTGCGACTCAGTGGGCATTGGTGAAGTGTATATTATCACTAGCGACAAACTAAAATATTGCAAAATCCGTCCAGAAACTCCCCTTCAATCTTGGAAAGGCAGAAAAATTTCGGCAAGTGCCAATAAATGGATACACATACATCTGTTTCAATCCATTGAAGAATGTATGGCAGCCGTTAGAGCGAAATACGATTTGATTTATAGCACACACTTATCCGATGATGCGAAAGATTTGTACGAATTGGATTTGACCCAATCGGTCGCCTTACTATTTGGTAATGAACGGGATGGACTTTCTGATGAAGCCCTGAGTCATGCAGATGGCAATTTTTGTATTCCACAAGTGGGTATGATCAAAAGCCTCAATATTTCAGTGGCTTGTGCAGTGACTCTTTATGAGGCATACCGCCAACGAAACAAAGCGGAAATGTATGATACAATGAGTTTGGATGCTGCCGAAAAACAGGCAACTTTGGAGGCTTGGGTACAAAGAGATTTTGATGCGAAACGTAAAGGTAGGTGATTCTTTATGCCTTCAACCCATCCAGCAGCAAGTGAAAAAGCTGGTCTGCAATGTCATCGGGTGAAAGTTTGCCATCAGGGCGGTACCAATCGTAGAGCCAATTCATTGCAGAAAAAAGACCGAGACAGAAAAAATGAACATCTACGTTTTTGAACTCTTTTCCTTCAATGCCTTTTTCTACAATTTGGTGAAAATCTCGTTCGTATCGTTTGCGTTGAGCCTTAAATTTTTGGAGGTTTTCTGCATCCAAAGAACGCCATTCGTGCAAAAATACAGCAGAGGCATCTAAGTTCTTCATAATCACCTTCACATGCGCTTTGAGGGCTTCACCAAGCATCACTGTTGGCGAAACTTCCATTTTCTTTACCTCTTCAATGGCTTCAAAAAATTGACTGGCAATGTCAAAGCATATATCTGCCAGTATTTCTTCTTTCCCATTTTTGAAGTGATTGTAAAGGCTTGCAGCTTTGATGCCTACCTCATCTGCAATGTTACGCATTGAGGTAGCAGCATAACCTTGTTTACGAAACAAGTTTTGAGCAATATTGCGGATATGGGTTTTTCTATCTGTATTGGCAGTATTGGAATTCATGATTATTTTTTGAAGGAAACTCTTGGATCTAATATGCCATAAATGACATCTACAAAAATGGTGATGAACACAAACAATACGGCTGCAAACAAAATGGCTCCCATTGCTACGGGAAAGTCGAGATTGTTGAGTGCATTGACCGTTTCGTAGCCCAAACCCTTGTAGTCAAAGATGATTTCGATGAAGTAAGCACCTGCCAATACGGATGCCAACCAACCTGAAATAACGGTGACAACGGGATTCATGGCATTTCGCAAAGCGTGTTTTGCTATCACGGTGTATCTCGATAAGCCTTTGGCGTAGGCAGTGCGAATGTAGTCTTGTGACAAGGTTTCGATCATGGCGGAGCGTGTCAATTGGACAATAATGGCAATTGGGCGAATTCCCAAAGCAATGGCAGGTAGTATCAAGTTTTTGAGTACCAATACATCTTCACCATAGTTGTTCATTTCATACAGTTGTCCTGTGTGACTCAGCCCTGTCCAATCGGAGAGGTAGTAACCAAATATCATCGCCAACAATATTCCTGAAAAATAGGACGGTTGGGATATACCCAAAATAGATCCGACCAAAATGGTATTGTCCAATCCTGAAAATTGTCGAACGGCTGCAATAATGCCTAGGAAAATGCCTATGATGGTGGCCCAAGTGATGGCTGCCAAACCCAAAATGATGGTTTTTGGAAGTGCGACCATGAGAATATCCCATACCTTTCGTTTGGTTTGATAGGATCGCCGCAAGTAGGGAGTTTTCGTGACCAACACAGTGCTACCGAAAGACATACGTTTGGTATATTCGTATTTTTGTTGATTGGCGGGGGTGTCTTCGTGTATCGAAACGGGGGATATGTCTCGTATATACATCGCAAATTGTTCGGGAAGAGACTTGTCCAAACCCAATTCTTTGTTGATTGCTTCAACAGTAGCTACATCTGCTCGCTGTCCGAGCGTCAACCTTGCAGGATCGCCCAAACCATTGAAGAGGACAAATACAATCACCGTCACTCCAAAAAGGACAAGGATACCATATAGAAGTCGTTTGATAATATAAGCAATCATAACCTTACAGATTTAAAATCATTTGACACTCCAAATTCTTTTGAGTGGGTCGTACTTCAATTGAACAATTCCTACTACGGACGAAACTTTGGATTTGATGGTTTTTAGTGCTGCGTCTGCTTTGCTTTTGTCCGCATAGAAGCGATACACTACTGCACATTCCTCGATGCCGTTGTGTGTCAATTGCAGTACATGTGGGATAGCGATACCTTTATCAAGAAAATCGTTGCTTATTTTTCGGGCATTCATACAGGTATTAACTACTGTCTCATTCCCTTCTTCATCGGTGATTTTTTCCTCTGTTGAAGGTATCCAGCTGACGACTACCAAATACAAATCTTTCCATTGCCTTTCAACAGATTCCATTTCCGACATACTTTCGATAATGTCATTGGCTACTTTGCTATAATGCAAATCAGGATATTGTTCCACAAATTTTTTGAGTGCATCTATATTCGTCGCATTGGGATAAAACTCGGTTGCCAATCCATTGACCATATAGCTCTTGTCAAATTCGCTTTTGACTACATGCACATCTGTCAAAGGAATCAATGCTGTTCTAAAATCTTTCTCAATTTTTTGGGTGAAAGCGTGATTGGGATATTTGGCACGCATTTGTTCTCCAAATGCCACCATTTTTCCTTGTCCTTCTAAATCCAGAAAAGGATATTCCCCCATCATTGAGATGGTTTTGGCACTTTGAAACTCCATATACCATTTGAATACCTCAGAAGCATATTGCTCCATTTCTTTTTCCAGCATTTCACTTGGTCCTAAATCGAGGTACATGCCCTCGGCATAAATGACCTGCATTCCCAATGTTTTCAATTCCTTATCCAATTTTGCGCCTGCTGTACTATGGTAAAAAACGCCATCATTGATCGCAATAGGATCCAATACTTCTTTGTGCAAAGCGGTAATAACATCTTTGTCACGCATATCAAACAAATCCTGCAAATCTTCATCGCTTTTGACCATTTTTGAAGCATTTGTAAGCTTGTACGCGTATACATTCAGTTCTTGGAGCAAGTCACTTTTTTGATGACTGATGCTATCCAAAACTGGAAAATTTTGTTTTAAAAAATTTGGGCTTATAGATATATCAGCACTTTTGTCATTGGAGTCGTTCGTGGTACTGCTTGAATTTTTATTTTCACACCCCCAGACAATAAAAAACAAAAGCAAAAAAATACATTGGGCTGTAATGCGACTGAACATAGCCTATAGAATATTATAATAGTGAGAAATTGTATTAGCAAAAGTAGTAAAATAGTTGCAATATGTCATACAATTCGTTGTCGCATTACCTCATACAAACTCATTGCAGTAGCAACAGACACATTGAAGGAATCAAAATCGCCTGCCATCGGAATTTTTACCCATTTATCAATCATTCGCAATAAACTGGCATTGATACCGCTATCTTCTGCCCCTACCACTATTGCAGTCGGAATGGTCAAGTCTGCTTGGTAAAGCATGGTGTCCGTTTGCAGGGAAGTCGCCAATATCTGTAGTCCGTTTTTTTGTAAGTATTTGACCGAATTTTCTAAGTCATTGACCTTACATACAGGAATTTTATTCAATGCACCTGCTGATGTTTTTAAGGCTTCTGCGTTGATGCTTGCTGCTCCTTGCGAAGGAATGACCACAGCATGAACGCCAGAGCCTAAAGCAGTTCGAGCGATTGCGCCAAAGTTGCGAACATCGGTAATGCCATCACATACCAGAAATAAGGGTACTTCTCCCCTATCATAGACATGACTGAGAATGTCTTCGAGCGAATAATACCGAATGAGTGATAAATAGCCTGCTACACCTTGATGGGCGGCATTGCGGGTCAATCTATTGAGTTTTTCGATAGGCACTTTTTGGATAACCGTATCCGCTTTTGCAGCCAATGACACGATTTCTTTGATGCTGTCACTTTTCAAGCCCCTCTGAACGAATAACTTATCTATAGATTTGGCAGACTCCAATGCTTCAAAGATGGGATTTCTGCCGTATATTAGGTTTTTTTCTTTTTTGATCATGTTTTTTGTTTTTTAAACCCATAGGAATGGTTCAAAAATAATTTTAAAATTTTGAATATCAGCAAACAACGTTTTCATTTTTTCCGAGTAGGCTATTTTTATTTTCATACCTCCAATACCAATCCATCATAAGCCAAAAACACATTTTCGGATAGTTCGCTCTGAACCACATCGTGTAAACCCATTCGGTGGCTTAGGTGGGTAAAATACGCTTTTTCGGGCTTCAATTCTTCCACCAATACAATTGCCTCTTCTAAGGTAAGGTGTGACCAATGTTCGGTTTTCTTCAAGGTATTGAAGACCACAATTTTACTGCCTCTTATTTTGTCCAACTCTTGTGGGGCAATGTACTTGGCATCGGTAATATAGGTAAAATCACCCAATCGAAACCCCAATACAGGCATTTTTCCGTGTATCACTTCAATGGGAATTACTTTCACGCCATTTACTTCAAAAGGTGTATCGGCATAAATCGTGTGTGCTACAATGCTCGGTGCGCCAGGATACCTGTTTTCGGTAGGAAAAGCATAAGGAAACGACATTTTCAAGGCGTGTTGGGTGGCGGTGTTGGCATAAATCGGCAAGTCCTTGTCGGTGAGATGGTTGTATGCACGCACATCGTCTAAGCCCGCTGTGTGGTCTTTGTGTTCGTGGGTGAACAACACCGCATCTAACCGAACAATACCTGCCCTCAACATCTGTTGGCGAAAATCAGGTCCTGTGTCAATCACCCAGTTCTGCCCCTCTATTTCCACTGCAATCGAAGTTCGCAGCCTTTTGTCCTTGCTGTTGATAGACAAACACACCTCACAAAGGCAGCCAATGACTGGCACTCCCATTGAAGTTCCTGTTCCTAAAAAAGTTATTTTCATCTGTTTCGGGATGCGTTTTGATTTGATGGATTCTATTCTTCGACCAACTGTTTGTAATAGATTTTTGATTTGTCTTCCAATTCTTCAACGTCCACTTCAATTTGCCTCAAAATCTCTATTAGCGACAATATCCGTGCTTCAGTAGAGTGGTATCTATTGATAACCACCACCTTTTTGCTTTCCAAAATACAATAGCCTGTACTAAAACTACCCTTTCCTGTTCGCACTTCGTAGCCAATCTCTTGGAGCAAATCCTCCATTTTCTGCAAAGTATGTTTGGTGTATTTGAGCATGAAATGAAAATTAAAATGCAAAGTAAAATAAAAAAAATGAACCCAACGGTAACATCCTCCCATTGAAGTTCATAAAGAGGCAAACAAATCATTTTAACCTTTTAACCTTTTAAAAATTAAATACCATGAAAACTTCAAAATTTTTCGGAATCCTATTGTTTGCTTTCTTTTCTTTTTTCCTTCAATCAAATGCTGCATTTGCACAAAGAACCATCAGTAAATCAACCACTACAAATGCACGAATATCCAACAAGATTGATTTGAGTAAAGTTTTGGTCTGCAAACCGAATAGTTTTTATGCACCTTATGTAACCTTCGCCCAAAAATCACCCAATTACAATGTGATGGCTGTCAATGTGACCTTGGTTTCTTTGTGGAATCACTTCACAGGTCAAGCCGCAGGAAGGCTCACTTACAATGCCAGCACTTGCAGTTTTGTTGGAACAATTGACTTTAGATTCAGCGACCGTCTTTATGCCTTCCCCAACTGCAATAATTCGGGCGGAATTTATTTTCCTCAATACCCCTTCGATCCCAATCGTTTGGACAAAGCACAAATCAGCATCAACGCTACAACAGGTGTGGTCAGCCTTCAATTGTGGGGCAGCAAAACCTTCGATACCACTGTCACCAAAGGCATCATCAATGGTTTTGAAAAATCTGCTAATATGATGATTGCCATTACTTCAAAACAGGAAGAAATACCGATAATCAAGTAATGGAGGTGAGGTGTATAACTACTTCAATTACATTTTAAGCAACAAAGGCTTTGTAAGATAGAACTTACAAGGCCTTTGTTGTTTTGGTGTTTCTATGGATATGAATAAAGTAAGTATTTGTTTTGAAGGAGTAGGTAAGTAAAAAAAATGAAATGTAGAAAATAAACCTTGAATTTTGATTATAAATTTGTTTATTCCTTTTTTTTAATTAAATTGCAATCAGTAATTTTTATTAACCATTAAATGTATTTAAAATGAAAAAAAGAATAATTTTACTATTTGTCGTAACTGTGTGTGTGTGTGTGATTTATAGTTGCACAAAAGATGACAATAGCTCTGTTGCTCCTACCTTACAAGGTTTTTCTGCCAATAAAACAACTTCTATGAATTACACTTACACTGGTGTCGTAGAGCAAAATGGCAGATTGGTTTTTGATGATTTAGATGCTTTTCATATTGTGTTAGACTCATTGGAAAGAAATGATTCCATCTTTTTTGCTACAAATCCCGAACCTGATTTAGTTGATGCTAATGGCAATAATATTTTAGGAGAGAATCCTGTTTTAGATGACTTTGAAGACGCATTTTCTAATTTCACTTCTTATCATCGAAAAATAGAAACAGATGAGATAAATACAATGAATGCAGGAAACGAATATGATACTCAACCATTAACTGAAGATGATATTCTTGCAACAGTTCTAAATGAAGACGGAGAACTACAAATTGGAACAACAATATACAAAATATTAAACGAATGCCAAAGATTATTTATTCATAATGAAGATGAAGCGGCATTGCAACGTTTTAATAATGGAACTACGAATCCTATTTTTGAGCCTAACCTTGTTAATCATAGCGTATGTTTTAAAATTGGTAAATTTGAAAATGAACATTGTATTCCTTATTTTTCATATTATGTTAGCAATACAAATGGCTTAAATGTAAGTTTTTACAATAATTCTATACATGGTTTAGGTATTAACCCAACACTTACATGGGACTTTGGAGATGGAAATACCTATACCTCTCCAAATACATGGACTGTTCCCGATCACACCTATGCACAAGCAGGTACATATACAGTGTGCTTAAGAATGACAGGTGATTGTG
The Chitinophagales bacterium genome window above contains:
- a CDS encoding PKD domain-containing protein; translation: MKKRIILLFVVTVCVCVIYSCTKDDNSSVAPTLQGFSANKTTSMNYTYTGVVEQNGRLVFDDLDAFHIVLDSLERNDSIFFATNPEPDLVDANGNNILGENPVLDDFEDAFSNFTSYHRKIETDEINTMNAGNEYDTQPLTEDDILATVLNEDGELQIGTTIYKILNECQRLFIHNEDEAALQRFNNGTTNPIFEPNLVNHSVCFKIGKFENEHCIPYFSYYVSNTNGLNVSFYNNSIHGLGINPTLTWDFGDGNTYTSPNTWTVPDHTYAQAGTYTVCLRMTGDCVEQYCQNITVGNVSATCFANWTFEFSNAAFTNASFFNSSYSTSSSGLTYSWNFDDGNSTSTQQNPSHTFSTQGSYNVCLTVTDVNNQCSDTECQEIEVGLLDNGLCVCFPSRWQYDNVTIGDRRMKKTIGIESLPTIGISHVISKTRFRKRGTANLWWKKRADFIAAELSGQVYTSPSVQIIPTCGPKVSIEAFNPRYNRSKARAIWHRVPTGPIRIKEVGIVLGGHQLEDDGFTFPPEIFPLPNSCPF
- the rlmB gene encoding 23S rRNA (guanosine(2251)-2'-O)-methyltransferase RlmB, which encodes MIKKEKNLIYGRNPIFEALESAKSIDKLFVQRGLKSDSIKEIVSLAAKADTVIQKVPIEKLNRLTRNAAHQGVAGYLSLIRYYSLEDILSHVYDRGEVPLFLVCDGITDVRNFGAIARTALGSGVHAVVIPSQGAASINAEALKTSAGALNKIPVCKVNDLENSVKYLQKNGLQILATSLQTDTMLYQADLTIPTAIVVGAEDSGINASLLRMIDKWVKIPMAGDFDSFNVSVATAMSLYEVMRQRIV
- a CDS encoding ABC transporter permease — protein: MIAYIIKRLLYGILVLFGVTVIVFVLFNGLGDPARLTLGQRADVATVEAINKELGLDKSLPEQFAMYIRDISPVSIHEDTPANQQKYEYTKRMSFGSTVLVTKTPYLRRSYQTKRKVWDILMVALPKTIILGLAAITWATIIGIFLGIIAAVRQFSGLDNTILVGSILGISQPSYFSGILLAMIFGYYLSDWTGLSHTGQLYEMNNYGEDVLVLKNLILPAIALGIRPIAIIVQLTRSAMIETLSQDYIRTAYAKGLSRYTVIAKHALRNAMNPVVTVISGWLASVLAGAYFIEIIFDYKGLGYETVNALNNLDFPVAMGAILFAAVLFVFITIFVDVIYGILDPRVSFKK
- a CDS encoding TrmH family RNA methyltransferase, which encodes MTPERKARFAEILDKRQASLTIILEDIIDQHNISAVLRSCDSVGIGEVYIITSDKLKYCKIRPETPLQSWKGRKISASANKWIHIHLFQSIEECMAAVRAKYDLIYSTHLSDDAKDLYELDLTQSVALLFGNERDGLSDEALSHADGNFCIPQVGMIKSLNISVACAVTLYEAYRQRNKAEMYDTMSLDAAEKQATLEAWVQRDFDAKRKGR
- a CDS encoding UPF0158 family protein gives rise to the protein MTRKIITLLIIVLMAACQTQTPQEEMQLKIADLEKEINSNGTFQKAMITPLVTAYEEYMTKFPEDSISTSYQYRIAETYQKADDLDKTIETYEKILYDKGKDSNFDVKAAMGTVRAYESFAKTRADDAKTPEYLFKAAEIERSLKNYKKAIENYQTIQTKYPDYEKTPHSMFLLGFIYENDLKDDAKAKALYEQFLEKYPEHELADDVKFSLDNLGISPEEIIKRFEEKNKATDAKKKPAS
- a CDS encoding ATP-grasp domain-containing protein; its protein translation is MSNYFNILLTGGRAPATLHLARLLNKAGCKIFVADTFLQHAAGHSNVVVKNLIFPSPTHNFAAFRTKIISIIIGHQIDLIIPTCEEVYYFAMLKEELQQHTTVFTSSIQTLKLLHSKYHFIELLKKWQLPFPQTFLAANKDTLEQHRQHLKQYVLKPEYSRFADQVIIDSKGDLLKQEINIEVNVAKKWVVQSYIEGNHFCSYSMVKEGKLLAHTVYPVSYRVKQGAALYFRHVDIPTIEATVSRISKELNYTGHLAFDFIQSEADGLYYPIECNPRLISGIHLFENIDKLKNVFPSQNKAEFHKTLYGNPNNNWMIFFGLLLYAAPNVKSIKEIKNLFLDIKTAKDVVFSWADLKPFTKQFSALYYFYHLSKQQNISILEASTYDIEWNGINI
- a CDS encoding MBL fold metallo-hydrolase, whose amino-acid sequence is MKITFLGTGTSMGVPVIGCLCEVCLSINSKDKRLRTSIAVEIEGQNWVIDTGPDFRQQMLRAGIVRLDAVLFTHEHKDHTAGLDDVRAYNHLTDKDLPIYANTATQHALKMSFPYAFPTENRYPGAPSIVAHTIYADTPFEVNGVKVIPIEVIHGKMPVLGFRLGDFTYITDAKYIAPQELDKIRGSKIVVFNTLKKTEHWSHLTLEEAIVLVEELKPEKAYFTHLSHRMGLHDVVQSELSENVFLAYDGLVLEV
- a CDS encoding TetR/AcrR family transcriptional regulator; amino-acid sequence: MNSNTANTDRKTHIRNIAQNLFRKQGYAATSMRNIADEVGIKAASLYNHFKNGKEEILADICFDIASQFFEAIEEVKKMEVSPTVMLGEALKAHVKVIMKNLDASAVFLHEWRSLDAENLQKFKAQRKRYERDFHQIVEKGIEGKEFKNVDVHFFCLGLFSAMNWLYDWYRPDGKLSPDDIADQLFHLLLDGLKA
- a CDS encoding NAD-dependent epimerase/dehydratase family protein; the protein is MSEEKKKLHLLVTGATGFVGSRLIERMADDNRFLSILATGRNEQIGKKLASQKVDFQPGDLTDPKFVNTITKNRDVIVHCAALAAPWGNYQEFHNANVVTTQNLINACKINKVKRIVYLSTPSIYQTHHVDQVNISELDILPKKMINHYAATKLVAEELLKDAFHRGLETVILRPRAIIGRGDTNILPRIIDAQKAGSLFIIGDGKNKVDLTSVSNVVDAIDLSIFAPKQALGHAFNITNDAPIAMWEMIEEIFNQLNLRLSQRKVPYFVAFNIARLQEWVATITRSQQEPKLTRYSVGVLSKSMTLNIHKAKNLLGYRPRQSNLEAIEEFVSWWKEKHPIK